Proteins encoded in a region of the Mucispirillum schaedleri ASF457 genome:
- a CDS encoding DUF5675 family protein, which produces MQVIERIKINDILDCSGAKLILLFYGYSETDNKNYFINHGIESNYTINFALMRNDNVRFIYYDEEDNKFTLLSGELKETGNNGDNNIYFFESSDFSAQFSLVSSYLKFYIDKFQFLFLSYNDVHSDDSTKGAGNITCISEECANQQVHTKQCEGEIKVSLTLTGKKAIISQLQDLPVYMYIDYSKEIIDSTITLSDDVTAKAEFGFKAESKSNLSLRFSFYKSLYNTTKTGNEIETLSHSLHIDKGYSGSYEFNDKFNAKYFPDIIEITGIKLLSYNDKSLEILLLSNVKNTDKKSTKILKYIKWKFFVTDNVVDDRAVEKTAGLSNKSITIYDLDDKIYNNSIVSGNKLKLYYTDKFLELYNTVIQNQNSSKSLVLYPYIAYSELNINKQNEEYLKHALVIRNSGVNKFTGVLSVTISEVKSDEHGIYIELEAHHNSKLVTPQINDVKWGYLILDKAGILFEKDKIVPMKEISKKIKVYYTEAWYDKYIYFFPYYKSIDTNIYALWHIEQPVSLKFNGERLEILSNQVKEGSFQHYIKENYQSCILPAKEPEQEKVIDIFPKTDKMAEGEYYILLDEIENSIIPVYKPIPVCYDTHDGFTFSKTENTISKYQLLGGGKSIYLFNEYQEFVLKLKEIIKNKYNNKLYTYQGKTPIKLEVKYSNILILNILRICEFRPENLHGEHWTTISRFELRQGNKIVKNIAGKEIKGYMIEPASFNKNSDVQAEYQQITSSTDTCVPPGQYKIFWRTSKKFYFHVSEHAQLKELVNSLGIKYIDNKVNIVPEIYNEEYGISANTKIHGNKGQNRSAILIHSGNRGSESTGCLLPNQELYSDIEYEDDMIARSSHPMLKSLFYAIIQHDTYAFKQYDQKKFVNDFFVNISNNGSNSIPVYTTTKSFNDFLINELVKE; this is translated from the coding sequence ATGCAGGTAATAGAGCGAATTAAAATAAACGATATATTAGATTGCAGTGGAGCCAAACTCATTTTATTATTTTATGGTTACAGTGAAACAGACAATAAGAATTATTTTATTAATCATGGAATAGAATCTAACTATACAATAAATTTTGCATTAATGAGAAATGACAATGTAAGGTTTATATATTATGATGAAGAAGATAATAAATTTACTTTATTATCTGGGGAACTTAAAGAAACTGGAAATAATGGAGATAACAATATCTATTTTTTTGAGAGTTCTGATTTTTCGGCACAATTTAGTTTAGTTTCCAGTTATCTAAAATTTTATATTGATAAGTTTCAATTTCTTTTTTTATCTTATAATGATGTACATTCAGATGATAGTACAAAAGGAGCGGGAAATATAACATGTATTTCTGAAGAATGTGCCAATCAGCAGGTGCATACTAAACAATGTGAAGGAGAGATTAAGGTATCATTAACATTAACAGGTAAAAAAGCAATAATATCTCAGCTTCAAGATTTGCCAGTATATATGTATATAGATTATTCTAAAGAAATAATAGACAGCACCATAACATTATCAGATGATGTAACAGCAAAAGCAGAGTTTGGCTTTAAAGCAGAAAGTAAAAGTAATCTTAGTTTAAGATTTAGTTTTTATAAGAGTTTATATAATACGACAAAGACAGGAAATGAAATAGAAACTCTTTCCCACTCATTGCATATAGATAAAGGTTATTCTGGTTCATATGAATTCAATGATAAATTTAATGCAAAGTATTTTCCAGATATAATAGAAATAACAGGAATAAAGCTGCTGTCATATAATGATAAAAGTCTGGAAATATTATTATTAAGTAATGTAAAAAATACAGATAAAAAATCTACCAAAATATTAAAATATATCAAATGGAAGTTTTTTGTTACAGACAATGTAGTAGATGATAGGGCAGTAGAAAAGACTGCAGGATTATCTAATAAGTCTATTACTATATATGACTTAGATGATAAAATATATAATAATAGTATCGTATCAGGTAATAAATTAAAATTATACTATACAGATAAATTTCTTGAATTGTATAATACTGTAATCCAAAATCAAAACAGCAGTAAATCTCTAGTATTGTATCCGTATATTGCATACAGTGAACTTAATATTAACAAACAAAATGAAGAATATTTAAAACATGCACTCGTTATAAGAAACAGTGGAGTTAATAAATTTACAGGAGTATTGTCAGTTACAATTTCAGAAGTAAAGTCTGATGAGCATGGCATATATATAGAGTTGGAAGCACATCATAATAGTAAGCTTGTTACTCCGCAAATCAATGATGTTAAATGGGGATATTTAATATTAGATAAAGCAGGTATTTTGTTTGAAAAAGACAAGATAGTTCCAATGAAAGAAATTAGTAAAAAAATAAAAGTATATTATACTGAAGCATGGTATGATAAATATATCTATTTTTTCCCATATTATAAAAGTATAGATACAAATATTTATGCCTTATGGCATATAGAGCAGCCAGTAAGTTTAAAATTTAATGGAGAGAGATTGGAAATATTGTCTAATCAAGTAAAAGAAGGCAGTTTTCAACATTATATAAAAGAAAATTATCAATCATGCATATTACCAGCAAAAGAGCCAGAGCAGGAAAAAGTTATAGATATTTTTCCAAAAACTGATAAAATGGCAGAAGGAGAGTATTATATATTATTAGATGAAATAGAAAATAGTATAATCCCCGTTTACAAACCTATTCCTGTATGTTATGATACCCATGATGGTTTTACATTTTCAAAAACTGAAAATACAATATCTAAATATCAGCTTCTTGGAGGCGGTAAATCTATATATTTATTTAATGAATATCAGGAGTTTGTATTAAAACTGAAAGAAATTATAAAAAATAAATATAATAATAAACTTTATACTTATCAAGGTAAAACACCGATAAAATTGGAAGTGAAATATAGTAATATATTAATATTAAATATATTGCGTATATGTGAATTTAGACCAGAAAATTTACATGGCGAGCATTGGACAACAATAAGTAGATTTGAACTTCGTCAAGGTAATAAAATAGTAAAAAATATTGCCGGTAAAGAAATAAAGGGATATATGATAGAACCAGCATCTTTTAATAAAAATTCAGATGTTCAGGCAGAATATCAACAAATTACCTCATCAACTGATACTTGTGTCCCACCAGGTCAATATAAAATTTTTTGGAGAACTAGTAAAAAATTTTATTTTCATGTCTCTGAACATGCACAGTTGAAAGAATTAGTTAATAGTTTAGGTATTAAATATATAGATAATAAAGTTAACATTGTTCCAGAGATATATAACGAAGAGTATGGTATTTCTGCAAATACAAAAATTCATGGAAATAAAGGACAGAATCGTAGTGCAATCTTAATTCATTCTGGTAATAGAGGTTCAGAGTCAACAGGTTGTTTACTACCTAATCAAGAATTATATTCAGATATAGAGTATGAAGATGATATGATAGCCCGTTCATCGCATCCAATGCTTAAAAGTTTGTTTTATGCTATTATTCAACATGACACATATGCATTTAAACAATATGACCAAAAAAAATTTGTCAATGATTTTTTTGTTAATATATCAAATAATGGTAGTAATTCTATTCCAGTTTATACAACAACAAAATCTTTTAATGATTTTTTAATAAATGAACTTGTAAAGGAGTAA